Proteins from one Panthera leo isolate Ple1 chromosome D1, P.leo_Ple1_pat1.1, whole genome shotgun sequence genomic window:
- the CPSF7 gene encoding cleavage and polyadenylation specificity factor subunit 7 isoform X3, with amino-acid sequence MSEGVDLIDIYADEEFNQDPEFNNTDQIDLYDDVLTATSQPSDDRSSSTEPPPPVRQEPSPKPNNKSPAILYTYSGLRNRRAAVYVGSFSWWTTDQQLIQVIRSIGVYDVVELKFAENRANGQSKGYAEVVVASENSVHKLLELLPGKVLNGEKVDVRPATRQNLSQFEAQARKRECVRVPRGGIPPRAHSRDSSDSADGRATPSENLVPSSARVDKPPSVLPYFNRPPSALPLMVGPPPDTYMKASAPYNHHGSRDSGPPPSTVSEAEFEEIMKRNRAISSSAISKAVSGASAGDYSDAIETLLTAIAVIKQSRVANDERCRVLISSLKDCLHGIEAKSYSVGASGSSSRKRHRSRERSPSRSRESSRRHRDLLHNEDRHDDYFQERNREHERHRDRERDRHH; translated from the exons GACCCGGAGTTCAACAATACAGATCAGATTGACCTGTATGATGACGTGTTGACAGCCACCTCACAGCCCTCAGATGACAGAAGCAGCAGCACTGAGCCACCTCCCCCTGTTCGCCAGGAGCCGTCTCCCAAGCCCAATAACAAGAGCCCTGCAATCCTGTACACGTACAGTGGCCTGCGTAATAGGCGAGCTGCTGTCTATGTGGGCAGCTTCTCCTGG TGGACTACAGACCAGCAGCTGATCCAGGTTATTCGCTCTATAGGAGTCTATGATGTGGTGGAGTTGAAATTTGCAGAGAATCGAGCAAATGGCCAGTCCAAAGG GTATGCTGAGGTGGTGGTAGCCTCTGAAAACTCTGTCCACAAATTGTTGGAACTCCTGCCAGGAAAAGTTCTTAATGGAGAAAAAGTGGACGTGAGGCCGGCCACCCGGCAGAACCTGTCACAGTTTGAGGCACAGGCTCGGAAACGTGAGTGCGTCCGAGTCCCAAGAGGGG GAATACCTCCACGGGCCCATTCCCGGGATTCTAGTGATTCTGCTGATGGACGGGCCACACCCTCTGAGAACCTTGTACCCTCATCTGCCCGTGTGGATAAGCCCCCCAGTGTGCTGCCCTACTTCAATCGCCCTCCTTCAGCCCTCCCCCTGATgg TGGGGCCTCCACCAGATACTTACATGAAGGCCTCAGCACCCTATAACCACCATGGCAG CCGAGACTCGGGCCCTCCGCCCTCCACAGTGAGCGAAGCAGAATTTGAAGAGATCATGAAGCGAAATAGAGCGATTTCCAGCAGTGCCATTTCCAAAGCGGTATCTGGAGCCAGTGCAG GGGATTACAGTGACGCGATTGAGACGCTGCTCACAGCCATTGCTGTTATCAAACAGTCCCGGGTCGCCAATGATGAGCGTTGCCGTGTCCTCATCTCCTCTCTTAAGGACTGTCTTCATGGCATTGAAGCCAAGTCCTACAGTGTGGGTGCCAGCGGGAGCTCATCCAG GAAAAGACATCGATCCCGAGAGAGGTCACCTAGCCGGTCCCGGGAGAGCAGCAGGAGGCATCGGGATCTGCTTCATAACGAAGATCGACATGATGATTATTTCCAAGAAAGGAACCGGGAGCATGAGCGACACCGGGATAGAGAGCGGGACCGGCACCACTGA
- the CPSF7 gene encoding cleavage and polyadenylation specificity factor subunit 7 isoform X2: MSEGVDLIDIYADEEFNQDPEFNNTDQIDLYDDVLTATSQPSDDRSSSTEPPPPVRQEPSPKPNNKSPAILYTYSGLRNRRAAVYVGSFSWWTTDQQLIQVIRSIGVYDVVELKFAENRANGQSKGYAEVVVASENSVHKLLELLPGKVLNGEKVDVRPATRQNLSQFEAQARKRIPPRAHSRDSSDSADGRATPSENLVPSSARVDKPPSVLPYFNRPPSALPLMGLPPPPIPPPPPLSSSFGVPPPPPGIHYQHLMPPPPRLPPHLAVPPPGAIPPALHLNPAFFPPPNATVGPPPDTYMKASAPYNHHGSRDSGPPPSTVSEAEFEEIMKRNRAISSSAISKAVSGASAGDYSDAIETLLTAIAVIKQSRVANDERCRVLISSLKDCLHGIEAKSYSVGASGSSSRKRHRSRERSPSRSRESSRRHRDLLHNEDRHDDYFQERNREHERHRDRERDRHH; encoded by the exons GACCCGGAGTTCAACAATACAGATCAGATTGACCTGTATGATGACGTGTTGACAGCCACCTCACAGCCCTCAGATGACAGAAGCAGCAGCACTGAGCCACCTCCCCCTGTTCGCCAGGAGCCGTCTCCCAAGCCCAATAACAAGAGCCCTGCAATCCTGTACACGTACAGTGGCCTGCGTAATAGGCGAGCTGCTGTCTATGTGGGCAGCTTCTCCTGG TGGACTACAGACCAGCAGCTGATCCAGGTTATTCGCTCTATAGGAGTCTATGATGTGGTGGAGTTGAAATTTGCAGAGAATCGAGCAAATGGCCAGTCCAAAGG GTATGCTGAGGTGGTGGTAGCCTCTGAAAACTCTGTCCACAAATTGTTGGAACTCCTGCCAGGAAAAGTTCTTAATGGAGAAAAAGTGGACGTGAGGCCGGCCACCCGGCAGAACCTGTCACAGTTTGAGGCACAGGCTCGGAAAC GAATACCTCCACGGGCCCATTCCCGGGATTCTAGTGATTCTGCTGATGGACGGGCCACACCCTCTGAGAACCTTGTACCCTCATCTGCCCGTGTGGATAAGCCCCCCAGTGTGCTGCCCTACTTCAATCGCCCTCCTTCAGCCCTCCCCCTGATgggtctgcccccacccccaattccacccccaccccctctctcctcaAGCTTTggggtccctcctcctcctcctggcatCCACTACCAGCATCTCATGCCCCCTCCTCCTCGATTACCTCCTCATCTGGCTGTACCTCCCCCTGGGGCCATCCCACCTGCCCTTCACCTCAATCCAGCCTTCTTCCCCCCACCAAATGCTACAGTGGGGCCTCCACCAGATACTTACATGAAGGCCTCAGCACCCTATAACCACCATGGCAG CCGAGACTCGGGCCCTCCGCCCTCCACAGTGAGCGAAGCAGAATTTGAAGAGATCATGAAGCGAAATAGAGCGATTTCCAGCAGTGCCATTTCCAAAGCGGTATCTGGAGCCAGTGCAG GGGATTACAGTGACGCGATTGAGACGCTGCTCACAGCCATTGCTGTTATCAAACAGTCCCGGGTCGCCAATGATGAGCGTTGCCGTGTCCTCATCTCCTCTCTTAAGGACTGTCTTCATGGCATTGAAGCCAAGTCCTACAGTGTGGGTGCCAGCGGGAGCTCATCCAG GAAAAGACATCGATCCCGAGAGAGGTCACCTAGCCGGTCCCGGGAGAGCAGCAGGAGGCATCGGGATCTGCTTCATAACGAAGATCGACATGATGATTATTTCCAAGAAAGGAACCGGGAGCATGAGCGACACCGGGATAGAGAGCGGGACCGGCACCACTGA
- the CPSF7 gene encoding cleavage and polyadenylation specificity factor subunit 7 isoform X1 produces the protein MSEGVDLIDIYADEEFNQDPEFNNTDQIDLYDDVLTATSQPSDDRSSSTEPPPPVRQEPSPKPNNKSPAILYTYSGLRNRRAAVYVGSFSWWTTDQQLIQVIRSIGVYDVVELKFAENRANGQSKGYAEVVVASENSVHKLLELLPGKVLNGEKVDVRPATRQNLSQFEAQARKRECVRVPRGGIPPRAHSRDSSDSADGRATPSENLVPSSARVDKPPSVLPYFNRPPSALPLMGLPPPPIPPPPPLSSSFGVPPPPPGIHYQHLMPPPPRLPPHLAVPPPGAIPPALHLNPAFFPPPNATVGPPPDTYMKASAPYNHHGSRDSGPPPSTVSEAEFEEIMKRNRAISSSAISKAVSGASAGDYSDAIETLLTAIAVIKQSRVANDERCRVLISSLKDCLHGIEAKSYSVGASGSSSRKRHRSRERSPSRSRESSRRHRDLLHNEDRHDDYFQERNREHERHRDRERDRHH, from the exons GACCCGGAGTTCAACAATACAGATCAGATTGACCTGTATGATGACGTGTTGACAGCCACCTCACAGCCCTCAGATGACAGAAGCAGCAGCACTGAGCCACCTCCCCCTGTTCGCCAGGAGCCGTCTCCCAAGCCCAATAACAAGAGCCCTGCAATCCTGTACACGTACAGTGGCCTGCGTAATAGGCGAGCTGCTGTCTATGTGGGCAGCTTCTCCTGG TGGACTACAGACCAGCAGCTGATCCAGGTTATTCGCTCTATAGGAGTCTATGATGTGGTGGAGTTGAAATTTGCAGAGAATCGAGCAAATGGCCAGTCCAAAGG GTATGCTGAGGTGGTGGTAGCCTCTGAAAACTCTGTCCACAAATTGTTGGAACTCCTGCCAGGAAAAGTTCTTAATGGAGAAAAAGTGGACGTGAGGCCGGCCACCCGGCAGAACCTGTCACAGTTTGAGGCACAGGCTCGGAAACGTGAGTGCGTCCGAGTCCCAAGAGGGG GAATACCTCCACGGGCCCATTCCCGGGATTCTAGTGATTCTGCTGATGGACGGGCCACACCCTCTGAGAACCTTGTACCCTCATCTGCCCGTGTGGATAAGCCCCCCAGTGTGCTGCCCTACTTCAATCGCCCTCCTTCAGCCCTCCCCCTGATgggtctgcccccacccccaattccacccccaccccctctctcctcaAGCTTTggggtccctcctcctcctcctggcatCCACTACCAGCATCTCATGCCCCCTCCTCCTCGATTACCTCCTCATCTGGCTGTACCTCCCCCTGGGGCCATCCCACCTGCCCTTCACCTCAATCCAGCCTTCTTCCCCCCACCAAATGCTACAGTGGGGCCTCCACCAGATACTTACATGAAGGCCTCAGCACCCTATAACCACCATGGCAG CCGAGACTCGGGCCCTCCGCCCTCCACAGTGAGCGAAGCAGAATTTGAAGAGATCATGAAGCGAAATAGAGCGATTTCCAGCAGTGCCATTTCCAAAGCGGTATCTGGAGCCAGTGCAG GGGATTACAGTGACGCGATTGAGACGCTGCTCACAGCCATTGCTGTTATCAAACAGTCCCGGGTCGCCAATGATGAGCGTTGCCGTGTCCTCATCTCCTCTCTTAAGGACTGTCTTCATGGCATTGAAGCCAAGTCCTACAGTGTGGGTGCCAGCGGGAGCTCATCCAG GAAAAGACATCGATCCCGAGAGAGGTCACCTAGCCGGTCCCGGGAGAGCAGCAGGAGGCATCGGGATCTGCTTCATAACGAAGATCGACATGATGATTATTTCCAAGAAAGGAACCGGGAGCATGAGCGACACCGGGATAGAGAGCGGGACCGGCACCACTGA